Proteins encoded by one window of Rhodospirillales bacterium RIFCSPLOWO2_02_FULL_58_16:
- a CDS encoding tryptophan synthase subunit beta: MSTLNTYRAGPDDNGRFGIYGGRFVAETLMPLILDVERFYNEARNDPAFAAELGDYLTHYVGRPSPLYFARRLTEHLGGAKIYFKREDLNHTGAHKVNNCLGQALLARRMGKKRIIAETGAGMHGVATATVCALFDIKCAVYMGAVDIDRQQPNVQRMKMLGAEVIPVTSGSGTLKDAMNEALRDWVTNVRSTYYLIGTVAGPHPYPSMVRDFQRVIGEETRSQMLKAEGRLPDTLVACIGGGSNALGLFHPFLDDKDVRIIAVEAAGKGLDTNQHAASLSAGAPGILHGNRTYLLQDGDGQIEEAHSISAGLDYPGIGPEHSWLNDTGRVEYVSATDDEAVAAFHLCTRLEGIIPALESAHAVAHVTRIAGKMPTDNLMVVGLSGRGDKDMAIISAYDEGKR, translated from the coding sequence ATGAGCACCTTGAACACATACCGCGCCGGGCCGGACGATAACGGGCGCTTCGGCATTTACGGCGGGCGGTTTGTCGCCGAGACGTTGATGCCGCTTATTCTTGATGTGGAGCGCTTCTATAACGAGGCGCGAAACGATCCCGCTTTCGCCGCCGAATTGGGCGACTATCTGACTCACTATGTGGGGAGGCCCAGCCCGCTCTATTTCGCCCGGCGGCTGACCGAACATCTGGGCGGGGCTAAAATTTATTTCAAGCGCGAAGACCTTAATCACACCGGCGCCCACAAGGTCAACAACTGCCTCGGACAGGCTTTATTGGCCCGGCGCATGGGCAAGAAGCGGATCATCGCCGAGACCGGCGCCGGAATGCACGGCGTCGCCACCGCCACCGTCTGCGCCCTGTTTGACATCAAATGCGCCGTCTATATGGGCGCCGTCGACATCGACCGCCAGCAGCCCAATGTCCAGCGCATGAAGATGCTGGGGGCCGAGGTGATCCCGGTGACTTCCGGGTCGGGAACGCTGAAGGACGCGATGAACGAGGCGCTGCGCGACTGGGTGACCAACGTCCGGTCCACCTATTACCTGATCGGCACCGTCGCCGGGCCTCATCCCTATCCGTCGATGGTGCGCGACTTCCAGCGCGTCATCGGCGAGGAGACCCGCTCCCAGATGCTGAAGGCTGAAGGACGCCTCCCCGACACCCTGGTCGCCTGCATCGGCGGCGGCTCCAATGCGCTGGGACTGTTTCATCCGTTTCTCGACGACAAGGACGTGCGCATCATCGCCGTCGAGGCCGCCGGCAAGGGTCTTGATACGAATCAGCATGCGGCTTCCCTGTCCGCCGGAGCGCCGGGCATTCTGCACGGCAACCGCACCTATCTGTTGCAGGACGGCGACGGCCAGATCGAGGAGGCCCACTCCATCTCCGCCGGACTGGATTATCCCGGCATCGGTCCCGAACACTCGTGGCTGAACGACACGGGCCGCGTTGAGTATGTCTCGGCAACCGATGACGAGGCGGTGGCGGCCTTTCACCTGTGCACCCGCCTGGAAGGCATTATCCCGGCGCTGGAATCGGCGCACGCGGTAGCCCATGTCACCAGGATTGCCGGTAAAATGCCTACCGACAATCTGATGGTGGTGGGCCTGAGCGGGCGCGGCGACAAGGATATGGCGATCATTTCCGCTTATGACGAGGGCAAACGATGA
- a CDS encoding tryptophan synthase subunit alpha — MSGRIAQRFAALKAEGRGGLITFITAGDPDFASSLEIFKRLPESGADIIELGIPFSDPMADGPAIQASSRRALNAGASVAKTLAMVDAFRRGDDQTPVVLMGYYNPVYAYGKERFVRDAAKAGVDGLIIVDLPPEEAGELLTPAKDAGINLIYLTTPTTDDKRLPKVLEHAGGFVYYVSIAGVTGAKSAALSDISEAVGRLRRHTELPVAVGFGIRTPSQAAAVAKIADAAVVGSALVDKVTENLNADGSPGPGMVRAVLGLVHDLSEGIRK, encoded by the coding sequence ATGAGCGGACGCATCGCCCAACGGTTCGCCGCCCTGAAGGCCGAAGGCCGGGGCGGTCTGATTACCTTCATCACCGCCGGAGACCCTGATTTTGCGTCTTCGCTGGAAATCTTCAAGCGTCTGCCGGAGTCCGGCGCCGACATCATCGAACTGGGCATACCGTTCTCCGACCCCATGGCCGACGGCCCGGCGATCCAGGCGAGTTCCCGACGGGCGCTGAACGCCGGCGCTTCCGTTGCGAAGACTTTGGCGATGGTGGATGCGTTTCGCCGGGGCGACGATCAAACGCCGGTGGTGCTTATGGGGTATTACAATCCGGTCTATGCTTACGGCAAAGAAAGATTTGTCCGCGATGCGGCGAAGGCCGGCGTTGACGGACTGATCATCGTTGACCTGCCGCCGGAAGAGGCCGGGGAACTGCTGACTCCGGCCAAAGACGCCGGGATCAACCTGATTTACCTGACGACGCCGACCACCGATGACAAGCGTCTGCCCAAAGTTCTCGAACACGCCGGCGGTTTCGTCTATTATGTGTCCATAGCCGGCGTCACCGGCGCCAAGTCCGCCGCCCTTTCCGATATAAGCGAGGCCGTCGGGCGGTTGCGACGCCATACCGAACTGCCTGTCGCCGTCGGCTTCGGCATCAGGACTCCTTCGCAGGCGGCGGCAGTGGCGAAGATAGCCGACGCGGCGGTGGTCGGCTCGGCGCTGGTTGACAAGGTGACGGAAAACCTGAACGCCGACGGCTCGCCCGGACCCGGCATGGTTCGGGCCGTGCTGGGATTGGTCCATGACCTTAGTGAAGGCATACGAAAATGA
- a CDS encoding bifunctional folylpolyglutamate synthase/dihydrofolate synthase translates to MNNPDVLERLKHLHPKTIDLSLDRVERLLERLGRPQDLPVPVVHVAGTNGKGSLIACLRACLEAAGNKVHVYTSPHLVRFNERILTAGEEIGDGMLRDLLEECEKVNDGEPVTFFEITTAAAFLAFSRQAADIVLLETGLGGRLDATNVIKRPALCAITPVSIDHQQFLGDTLAEIAGEKAGILKPGVPCVIAAQDPEAMEAITRRAAEVGAPLYAQNREWRVRREGDAMIYEEDGTIRRLPPPGLVGAHQIQNAGMAVACLRRLSGFPATDGAVAEGLTGAIWPGRLQRLRRGPLAEMLPTDWELWLDGGHNPSAAAALAVQARSWSDKPLHLVMGMIKGKNPAAFLEPLAGTVKTLRAVAIPGEECSLTAEEVSRRGLDLGMDAKSADDAPAAIRDIVNSFPAPARILVCGSLYLAGAVLRDATCSDR, encoded by the coding sequence CTGAATAATCCGGATGTTCTTGAGCGCCTGAAACATCTGCACCCCAAGACCATAGATTTATCGCTGGATCGCGTTGAAAGGTTGCTGGAGCGGCTGGGCCGTCCTCAAGACCTGCCGGTCCCGGTGGTGCATGTCGCCGGAACCAACGGCAAGGGATCGCTGATCGCCTGTTTAAGAGCCTGTCTGGAAGCCGCCGGCAACAAGGTCCATGTTTATACCTCGCCCCATCTGGTGCGCTTTAACGAGCGCATCCTGACGGCGGGCGAGGAGATCGGCGACGGCATGTTGCGGGACCTGCTGGAGGAATGCGAAAAAGTCAACGACGGCGAGCCGGTCACTTTCTTCGAGATCACCACCGCCGCCGCTTTTCTGGCGTTCTCGCGGCAAGCCGCCGACATAGTGTTGCTGGAAACCGGACTCGGCGGGCGGCTGGACGCCACCAATGTTATAAAACGCCCGGCCTTATGCGCCATTACTCCGGTGTCCATTGATCATCAGCAATTCCTGGGCGACACTCTTGCGGAAATAGCCGGCGAGAAGGCGGGAATCCTGAAGCCGGGCGTTCCCTGCGTAATCGCCGCCCAGGACCCGGAGGCGATGGAAGCGATTACCCGGCGGGCCGCTGAAGTCGGCGCCCCGCTTTATGCGCAAAACAGGGAGTGGCGCGTCCGAAGGGAGGGCGACGCCATGATCTATGAGGAAGATGGGACAATCCGCCGACTCCCGCCGCCGGGACTGGTCGGCGCTCACCAGATACAAAACGCCGGAATGGCGGTGGCCTGTCTGCGAAGACTCTCCGGTTTCCCGGCGACGGACGGCGCCGTCGCCGAGGGGCTGACGGGCGCAATATGGCCGGGGCGTCTGCAAAGGCTACGCCGGGGGCCGTTGGCCGAAATGCTGCCGACGGACTGGGAATTGTGGCTTGACGGCGGTCATAATCCGTCCGCCGCCGCCGCGCTGGCGGTCCAGGCGCGCAGTTGGAGCGACAAACCCTTGCATCTGGTCATGGGGATGATAAAGGGCAAGAACCCGGCGGCGTTTTTGGAGCCTCTGGCGGGGACGGTCAAAACCCTGCGCGCCGTCGCCATTCCCGGCGAGGAATGCAGCCTGACCGCCGAGGAAGTGTCCCGCCGGGGGCTTGATCTGGGGATGGACGCCAAGTCCGCCGATGACGCGCCCGCAGCGATCAGGGATATAGTGAACTCATTCCCCGCTCCGGCCCGAATATTGGTCTGCGGCTCGCTCTACCTGGCGGGGGCGGTGTTGAGGGATGCTACTTGCAGCGATAGATGA
- a CDS encoding acetyl-CoA carboxylase subunit beta produces the protein MNWLKQFVKPKLRELVGGHKDTADDLWRKCPKCEERIFHRDLEKDLWVCRHCGHHMRMGAKQRLTMLFDDGMYQIIELGDMPTDPLKFRDLKKYSDRLKDAQHKNSNKDALVVAHGKMGGAGVVIAAFDFDFMGGSMGVAVGEGLLAAARLAIVQDAPLIVIPSSGGARMQEGILSLMQLPRTTIAIEEVKEAGLPYIVILTDPTTGGVSASFAMLGDIAIAEPGAIIGFAGARVIEQTIREKLPEGFQRAEYLLEHGMVDMVVHRQELRETLIRVLSLLRNPKPAADVLSISVSAGNVISNMKGNISSLMTGEDGPAE, from the coding sequence ATGAACTGGCTTAAACAATTCGTCAAACCCAAGTTGCGGGAACTGGTCGGCGGACATAAAGACACCGCCGACGACTTGTGGCGCAAATGCCCCAAGTGCGAGGAGAGGATATTCCACCGCGATCTGGAAAAAGACCTGTGGGTGTGCCGACACTGCGGCCATCATATGCGCATGGGCGCCAAACAACGGCTGACTATGCTGTTTGACGACGGCATGTACCAGATCATCGAATTAGGCGACATGCCGACGGACCCTTTGAAGTTCCGCGATCTTAAAAAATACAGCGACCGGCTGAAAGACGCCCAACACAAAAACAGCAACAAGGACGCCCTCGTCGTCGCCCACGGCAAGATGGGAGGAGCGGGCGTCGTCATCGCCGCCTTTGATTTCGATTTTATGGGAGGCTCCATGGGGGTCGCCGTCGGCGAAGGGTTGCTGGCGGCGGCCCGGCTGGCAATAGTCCAGGACGCGCCGTTGATCGTTATTCCATCTTCCGGCGGCGCCCGCATGCAGGAGGGCATTCTGTCGCTGATGCAGCTTCCCCGCACCACCATCGCCATTGAGGAAGTCAAGGAAGCCGGCCTGCCCTATATCGTCATCCTTACCGACCCCACTACCGGCGGCGTGTCGGCCTCGTTCGCCATGCTCGGCGATATCGCCATCGCCGAACCGGGAGCGATCATCGGCTTTGCCGGCGCCCGCGTCATCGAACAGACCATCCGCGAGAAACTGCCCGAAGGATTCCAGCGGGCCGAGTATCTGCTTGAACACGGGATGGTGGACATGGTGGTCCACCGTCAGGAACTGCGCGAGACCCTGATCCGCGTATTGTCCCTGCTGCGCAATCCGAAGCCCGCCGCCGATGTGCTTTCCATCTCGGTTTCCGCCGGGAATGTCATAAGCAATATGAAGGGCAACATATCATCCTTGATGACCGGAGAGGACGGCCCCGCTGAATAA